A region of the Equus quagga isolate Etosha38 chromosome 11, UCLA_HA_Equagga_1.0, whole genome shotgun sequence genome:
GAGAACATGGCTCAGGGTCAACTCCATCCCTGTGTCAGTCAGCTCTGCTCCCAGCCCAGACTGCAGTCCTCCAGCTCGGTTCCTGGGAGTGATGGTGCCCACGTGGGGGTGGGACCGTACATCTCTTCAGGATGTAGACCAGACAGGTGGGCACACTGGCATGACAGTCCCACAGAGAGGCAATGCCTAGGCATGACACCCTTTCCCCCTCCACTGACAACCCAGAGCACAGAGACTAccctctcttcccaccccactTCTAGCAAAAGGGGAGAGGTAAAAGATCAGGATTTTCCTCAGAGCCCCAAACCACAAGTACAGAATAAATAACTTAAAAGCGGCTAAGGAAGGGGAAACGGGAGGCTTCGGAGGCAGGAGCATTGAGAGAGGAACTGAAGCTGGTCAAGGTGAAAGAAGGGATGGCAAGCAGCAGCTGGGAACTTGGGCTGCCCCGGTAGGGCAGTGGGGCAGGGTAGGCAGGAGGAACATGGGGCCACCCCAGGAGGGTGAGGCTGGGCCCCTTCCTGGGGCAGGGAATGAggtaagaaaacatttcaaataaagcAGCACCGTTCCCTCCCACCTTGGGCCCCACTCCTCACCAGCCCTGGGTCAGGGAGGAAAGGTAGGGGGGAGTCATTTTGATACACAGCTCCCTCTTCCTACCCTCCCCCTGCCCATTCCTTGAAGCTGTAGAGGCTGGAGGCCCTTTCCTGGCACCCAACAACAAAAGGACAGCTCCTGCTGCCAAGGAGGCCCATGGGGACTGAGGGAAAAGGGCTGCCCCTGTGAGGGGCAGGGAAGGCGGCGGCAGTTCTGGACGCCTACCTCAGCAGACAGCTCGCTGTGCCTGCCTACCCCTGGGATCGGGGGCATCTGATAGGATTCTGCACACAGACAGGACACGCCCAGCCCTGTCCCTCAGCTCCAAGCACCGGACCCGTTCACATTGCTGAGGGCAGCTGGGGGAGGCGCCCCCTCCAGGCTCAGCTTCCAACCCACAGCCTCCCGGGTAGCCACAATGCTCCTCGGCAGGGCTTAGTCCagttcctggggtggggggcaggcagtGCCCTGGCACAGTGCCCAGGTCAGGCCCCTGGCCTAGCTGGACATCCAGTAACTCACAGAATAAATAGGAAAACCGCCTCCCCACCAAATTTATGTCCAAGGCATAATATGTCCAGGTCTGAGTCCTGCATGCCGAGAGGTCGTGCTCCATCGCAGAGGACCCTGACACCCCCCAGGGGTGCATAATTGGATCCTCTGCCTGCTTGGCCCACCAAGCTTCCCAAGCCCAAACCCCCAGCAGCCGTCCATTTGCCAGGCTATGCCGCCTGGGTGGGGGTCGGGAGAGACGGCTCTGCTCAGCCAAAGGCTATCCCTTGCACCCAAGTCAATTGATGTCATCGTAGATGCTGGGCGTCGGGGGTGCCGGTGGCTTTGGCTTCTTCTTCTTGTTGGAGCCCAGGCCGGAGGCAGTCCCTACCAGGCTCAgatgggatttctttttcttggttttccgTGACTCAGAGCTGTTGGTACCTGAAGAGAAAGAGGCACAAGGGATGAGAGTAGGGTTGTGGCAGGAGAGCACAAAGTGCTTCCACTTCTTCACTTCAGGCGCAGAGCCCCTGGGGCCCAGCTGGATCACTTACCTAGACCCCATCCCTGATTCTCACTCGTCTTGGAGGAGCCTGAATCAGAGGGTGAGAGATCAGAGGAGCCGTCCCACTGAAGCCGGCTGATCAGGGCCTGGCTGTCAGTCATGTCAAAGCTGTCATTATCCAGGGAACTCTCGACCTCTGGAAGGACACTGCAAAGGGGAGGGGCCAAAGAAGGGCTGTAGGGATACCAATCATCATCCTAACCTTCCACGACCCACCACCTTCCTTGGAGGGTCACTTACGCGGAGGGTCCAAGGAAGTAAATCCGCACGGTTCGCCGCTGCTCATCTGTGTGCTGGGGGCAGCGCAGGGACCTGGTGGGGAAATAATTATCAGGCCCTGACAAGGCAGGAAGGGTCTGAGGAACTCAGGTGAACCTCTCCCCTCAGCAGAGGTAGGAGGGATGGACAAAGGGAAGGGATGAATGGAGAGCCCCCAGATTGTGGCCGAAGGCCTGACCatcagaggaggggaggggaagggtgggAGTCCCACTGCTCAAGACTAGGGGTACTCCCGACCTATGCCCAGGGTGAGTGTGCAGGAGGGCCCCCTGGCCCCCTTTCTAGGTTCTGAGCTCACCTTGTGCACATCTTCTTGGTGTGTTCAGAAATCACCCCACATTGCTGGAAGAGGAATATAAGCTgaaaggagggatggaggggaacCTACTCTAGACGCTAGATAGTCTCTTCTGTACAAATGCTAGATTGCACCAACAGAAATGGTCCCAAGGCATCCAGAGCATAAGGTCCCGGACCACCACTGGCCAGGAAACCTAATTCCAAACAGAGAACTATATGGCCCTGACTGCTACGTCACCAGCCTCCTCCAGGGCCTTGACCACTGCCTGGGGCTCCAGCCCACTCCCAAGGGCCTCCCCTACCCTGTCCCTCACCGTGGTGAGCAGGCTACGCAGCTCCTCTGGCCCCAGGGTCTCATAGCTGATCCCAGTTGAATTGTTATACTGGGGGAGAAGCAGAGGAACAGGTTAGAGAAGGGGCAGCCAAAGAAGGGGTGGAGAGGTGGAGGTCGGGAGTGGAGAATCAGCCCCTCTCATCCCTTTCTAAGTGAGAAGACCTTAGGTCTGCCCAGCACTGTTCCAACGATTCCTTCCATCCCACCTTCTATCATGTGGGTGAGGGGTCGGAACCCAGAAAGAACATAAATATGCAAGCCCTAAATACCCCATCTAGTGCTTCTGCCTGTCAGCATTGTGTTCCCCAGTTGTCCAAATCCCACTCAACTCTCACAAGGAAAATGAGAGGCAACCTAAGAGGGGCAGCCCCTACTCACCTTAAAAGGATCCGAATTGCTAAGTTcccctgaagaagaaaaaagaaggggaagggTGTTTGATGCAGAGGTACAGACAGAGAACCCTGAAAATaaccagagaggaagtgggggtgACAGAAGGATCACAGGCCCTCCCTCGATACCCCTGTCCCcaagcccccacctccaccctccagcAACATGTCCCAGAAGACACAGCTAGAATCACTCCCATTGTTCCAGCCCCACTTaccatttttgtgttttaaagactTGGATCTTCGAGGGGAATTGGGGTTCTGGAATGGGAGATACCATAGCTTTGGGGAAAGGGTAACGATAAGGGGGAGCCGAGAacccagggaaggaaaaaagatttgaCAAAGAAACATCCTCAAATTCCTACCCTTCCTCCCCAGTAAGAGGCTCGTTTACCCATATTcccacctcccccatcccccaaggCCTCTGCTGCCCTCCTGCCCACCACAGACACCCTCATCCCAGAACCCAGAGAGGCACCCAATGACCTCAGACTTGAGTCAAGACACCCGAGGACTCCCTGCCCAAAGGGGAGGGTATCTGTCCTTCGCCCAATTTCCCTCATGCTTGCCCCGGCTCTCACCTTATCTGATTTTCTCTTCTTGGCTGTGTAAGACAAAAGGATAAAGGGCAGGGTCACTTTAAGTTCCCAACCTAAGGGCACCTAAAGAAAAGTACAAAGCTCCATTCTCGCCCCACAGCCCATTCAAGATAACTTGTGACCATAACATACCAATTCCTGCTTGCCCACCTCACCCCAATGCCCCCCAAGTTTCCCCAGACCCGCAAACACCTTTCTTCTCTGAGCCATAGGACCAGTCATTGTCATTGATGTCATCGTTATCCTCTTGGTCACTCTCAGACTTGTTCATGTTGTTGCTATTGGCAATCCTGCCAAGAGTAGGGAAGAGAAAGGATCAAGGCTGccacctctctctgcccccaACTTCAGAGGTATAATGGAGCATCTGGGGCCAGGCACAACCCACCCTCTGGTCCCTACAAATGTCCCTGGGGGCCTACACAGGTACAGCCTGCAAAAGCCGAGCAGCTGTGGTTGTAGCAGGGGGAGAAGCCCTCACCGGCGGTTGGCGATCCGGCTGCTGTTCCGACCCATTCCCAAGCACTTCTCCAGATGGGGAGCAAAGCGGGAGGCGGCAATGCTGCGGCTGCAATTGGGGCAAACACACTCCTTGCTCTTCCACTGGTTGAAAACCTGTCCAAAGATGTCCAACCCCGGCTGGTCCACGATCTCTGGGGACAGGAGAGGCGTGGCGATCAGGGCGGGCAGGGGACCCTCACCTCTTGTTCCCACCCATGGTCCCATGGCCTCTTCCCACCCCTTGCCTAAGCTCACAGGAGCTCCAGGCTCTACATCTGGGGCGGTTGCTAGAGAAGGAACCTCCCAGCACTCCCGGGACAGGGCTAGACGGCTCTCCTTCAACTCTGAAGCTCACCAAAATCCTTCATGCTATCAGGGTCCGTGTCGTCCAGGAAGAAGTAGCCACACTTGACAGCCCGGTGTACCTCAAAGCAGAATCCCAAACAAGAATCCTCGACCAGGTCCGCGTATATCTCCTGAGCGATGGCCTGGGCCCAGGGGAGAACATCCACCGTCATGACAGTCACAGACCCCTGAACTGAGAACAACTCTCACCAACCAGATCTCCTGCCAATTCACCCTGGCCAAAAATAAtgctttctttgccattttcccCATGTTGACTTcgagttctttcttcttccagatcCTTGGGCCTTTTCAGCTGGCTATTCCCTTTAAGGAACAAGGCTGACTATCCCAATTCCTCTTTGGTGTGGATGCCAGATATAGCGACCGTAGAGACATCGAGAGAAAGAGCTAGAGGCACACGTGGGGGAGCCCTCACCTCTAGTTTGCTGGTATCCAGGCCAGACAAAGACATTTCctccattttcatttgtaaacTCTTGTGGAGACGGCGCTCTGACTGCTCATAGCACAGCGGGCGGCAACACGGCTGCACACACGGGAGTGGGGGTGTTGGTGTGAGTCCAAGACACCTCTGAAGACTGCCACCTCCCCTCCGCACCTTGCTGCCCAGAGCTTAATCGTGGCATCAGCATGTACCCCTCCCTAAGGCCTAGGCTCACTAAGTCTACATGGTCCTTCAGGGCCTGAAACCCAAAGGCAGCCTTGTCCTTCCCAGGCCTGAACTCAGGCCCTGGACTCTCCTGCCAATCAGAGTCTGGGTCTATAGGAGGCAGCAGCTCACCCCAGGTCCCCAAAACTCAAACCCCTATTCGATACCCATGGTGCAATGcagcagggggaggagaaggaactCTAAGGCCTCAGAGCAAACCCACAGGGTGTGGCAAAGAACTGCACAGACTCCCAAATACAGGCCCCCCTTCCCCAGGCTCTCCTCGGAGTCACCTCTGCTTTCTGCCAGGATGTCCACTTGGGGGGGTACTGCTACCAGAAGTAGAAATGGCCCTAGGACCCGACAACCTTCACCCCACTCTGTCTTCCCTTGAAATAAGCCTGCCActccaggaggggaggagagcccACAGAAACCTAGAGCTCAAGGAGCATTTCTAGCCACCACGAGCAAGACGGGGTAGAGCTCGGTGGGATGGCATGCCATGCCAGGAGCGGGCACTCCCCTTACCTGTTCTTCTCTTAGATaaccaccctccctccctcaggaTCAGCCCGGAAGTCTCTCCAAGAGCCCCAAAGTCCAGGAATCCTCACCAAAGGATTCAGAAACTGCCCACAGTCCGGGGCCCCTCTGAACGGGGGGTACGAGTTTAAGGAGGTGCCGGCCTCGAGTGGGGTGGGGACTGACAAATGAGCCAGGGGCACTAGGGAGGGTAGGAGGCCGGGCCTCGGCTCTTCCCCCGTCCCTGCGGCACTGCTGCTGCATCATACCGACTGGGGGGAGGAGAGCCGAGCCGCCGGAGGCCGGCGCCGGCCCGGGACAGACCGACCCCTAGAGAGTGGGCAGAGTGGGACGCGTCCCGGCCCCTCTCCTTCCACGCCCGCCGACAGCCCCGGCCGGCCGGGGAGAGGAGTCCGGGAGGGTGTCTCTATTGTCCCgggggctggggcctggctccCTAACAAAGgccccgcgccccctccccggccGGCCCTGCCCCGCCCAGGGGGGACCCAGACAGGGGGAGAGCAGGGGGCCCCGGCCGGGCCGGGAAGCCGGGGGAAGCCGGGCGTTTCCGCGtcggccctgggggaggggaaggggcgcTGACCCagacctggggggagggggcccaAGCCCCGCCTcgggccccgccccccgccccccgcaggcCCCTCCCCCGTCCCCGTCTCCGTCCCGTACTCACCCCGCCCGGGGGGCCGCGCCGGGGCCCGGCGGCCTCTCAGGGCCGCGTCctccggcggcggcggcggcggcggctgctccGGAGCCCCATGTCCGTCGGTCCGTCCTCGCCTCTCCCCGGGGCCCAGGACCCGGGGCCGGGGGGTCGGGCCGCCCCCCCGCCTCGCCGCCTCACCGGGCGGCCatggccccttcccctcccttctcgTCCCgtcgccgcctcctcctcctcacctcacCCCGCCCGCGCGCAGTCCGCGCGCCGTCCGCgcgcccctccccccgccccccactccaGCCCGCCTCTCCCGGGCGGGGGGTGCGGCGCGAGCCCGGAGCGCGCGCGCGTGCCGCGAccggaggatggatggatggagcgAGCGAGAACGCGAGCGTGCGCGCGCGcgcccctctccccctccctccgcGCGGGCGCGAGGCCAAGCGCGAGCGCGCTCcaacctcctcctcttcctcctcccgcccctcctcaacaccccgcccccgccctcccttcctcttccttctttcgcTTTCGCGCGCCCAGCGACTGCTCGCGCCTGCTAGAAGGGCCCGAGCGCGTGCATCTGCCCCGCGGCCGCAGCTCGGCAGCATTTGCTCCAGGGGGCGGGGAccgggtggggaggaggggcgcCACGCCGCCGTCCAAAGTACCGGCGGACGGGGACGGGGGCGGGGAGATGGGCGGGGCCTTCGGGAGGCACCTCGGCCAATCGCCGGCCCTCCTCCGTCCGTCCGGCCCAATAGGGTGGCGGTGGGTGGAGCGGCGTTCAAGGTGAGGTGCGCGGTGCGCTGGGGGCGGAGACGTTGTGCCGTCCCGGCCGGCTCCGGGGCGGGGGCTGCGGGTGGCGTCGAAAGAGAGCGCCGGCTCCCAGCGGAGCCTGGGACGCCTTCCGGCTCGGGCTCCCCCGCCCTTCCCTCGGGGCTCCCGGCTCTTTCCCCACCAGCGCCCCTACCCCGGCGTTCACCCCGAAGCGTGCAGGCACTTCTGTGAAGAGGCCAGAGTTGAAGTGCGGCGCGGTTAGCACCTAAGGGCAGAACACCCGGGGAGCCGAAGGGGCTTGTCCGAGCCTCCGTTCCCACTGTTTCTGGGCGGGTCTCAGCCCACTCCGGGCCTGCGAACCAACAAACTCCCGAGATGAGGGTCCTCCGCTAAGGGCGGAGGCCGAGCTGTGCCCTTCCGAGCGCAGCGCCCTCCCCGCCCTCATCCTAATTTAGATCCCACACCTGCTCGCCTTTCCTGCTTCCGGAACCCACGCTGGACCCCCCACCTCTCAGACAGCTTGCCTGGCATTGGCCAGACCCTTCCCCCGACCCAGTGCTACTCCCCTGGGTGTGCTCATATCGGTGCACTCTCAGAGTCCCCCTTTACCTCCTCAGGAAAGGGCCTTTCCCAGCTGCGGTGGATACCTAGACTGGCGCTCCCATCTCGGTTACTCTCTGTGTCTGGAGTTCTGGAACGGGTGTATAACAGCCCTTTCCCCTCAGAAGATAAGATTAAACGAGGGAAGTCTTAAATCATATACTTTGGGACCATCATTGGCTCTTTCGTCTTcggcaaacatttattaaggcGATAGTCCTAAGTGGTAAAGACCAGGAGTCAGATCTGAATTTAAATCTGTGGACTTGACAAATGAACTTGGGCGAATGAGCTctctgctgcctcagtttcctctgttgtCACCGGGTATAATAGTGGCTGTCTCAttaggtggttgtgaggattggCAAGTCAGTGCATGAGAAACTCGCAGCTCAGTGTAAGTGCTGGGTAAATCTTAGCTGTTATTCCTACTGCTTTGTAAGAATTCTTACAGTGCGTCTCTGCTGGGATgcagaaatgaaataagacagtTGTGCTTTCTTGGGAAATTCACAATTTGCGGGGAGTGCGACCTGTAGGAAAATAACTGCCAAACAATATGATGAAAACTAGAGAGACATACATAGAGGACAGAGGTGGCTAAGAGGAGGGATAAAATGATCTAAGAGAgttggtcaggaaaggcttcttgTAGTGGGAGATGAAGCAGGTCAAGGTAGACCAAGAAGGCACTAGACATCCCAAACAGCAAGCTTCGGAAGTATGGCTCAGTCTGGGGACTGGCTGGAACATGGGAAtgggtggggaggcagcaggaggggagcAGGTCAGACCATACAGGACCAAGGATGTGCTGAGGAATGTGTGGGCTTTAACCTTATAGGCCATGAGGAGTCCTCATAGGGAATCCTCTGACCAGACTTACATTTTAAGTAGATCACTCTGGAGCATGGAGTCTGGATAATACCTTAGAAGCAGTGGATTGTTATTATCGATGCGGGTGTATGGGGTAAAGGAGAGAGAGGCTCTGAAAATACTTTTAACCAAGACAGGGAACTCTGAGGAGGAGATGTGAGGATACAGGAGAATGATGAGTTCGGTTCCGACCATGTTGGAGTTACCGTGGGATCAGCTGGTAGAGACTCTCAGAAGGCGACTGAACCTGCACAAGAGCAAGGCCAGGCCTTCAGGAACCGCCACAGTGTGAATCAGGAATTCTCCACTTTAATGATGCTGATTCATTTTTTAGTCTCTAAATATGCCCGGTACATTCTGCCCTAAGGAATTTACACACGCCCAGGAAGCCTTGCTGTCTCCTCCCTGTTTACCTAAACCcttcctcattttccccaccGTGGCCCTCCTCACACCAAACTCCTTTACAACTGGATCAAACTATTCATTCAGCACTTGGCCTGGGCTGCTCTGTGGTGGTGACCTCTTTGGGCACATGCCCATTCTCCACAGTTAGCACTAGTCAATAAACTCTAAGGACTGCATTGGTCCAGGCTCAGGGTGAGGCCCTGGGGTTGCAGCAACGAGCTAGAGACACACAGAGCTTGCCCTAGTGGAGCTCACAGCCCAGCAAAGCCTGATGTGGAAGAAATAAGCCTTGAGTCTGAAGGCATCCAGGCTGCCTAACAAATGGCATGGAGACCTTTTTGGCAAGGGTCAAGAAgtctccccgccccccaccccgaggATGTGGCCATTTAAGTGGAGCCCTGAATTAACTAGGCAGAGAGGTGAAGAGGAACGTTCTAGGCAGAGAAAATGGTTATGTACAGTGTACAGGCCTGGGAAGAGGGTGTAGTGTGCTTGAGACATGGATGGCTGGTGTAGCTAGAGTTGGGGCAGAGAGGCCAGCAGGGGCAACAGATCCCCCAGGGCCTTGTGGACCCtacttattcactcattcaacaaatgtttgagtGTCAAATATATACCAGGCAATTTTAGATGCTGGGATGACTAATGAACAAGCCGGTAAAGTGTCTTCTACTTGGGGAGATAGAcaatatacaaatacataaacaAGGAGATGTAGGAGGAGGCCTCTCTAGAGAGGGTGGTCCGGGAAAGCCTGTctatgaggtgacatttgagctgaggccCAAAGGATGAGAACACCAGTTATGTGTAGAGTTGGGAAGAATAGCATTTTGGGCAGAGAGGACATGTGCAAAGGTTCTGTGGTAGGCATGTTTGAGGAACAAAAGAGCAATCACTTGGCTGGATTGCTGTGAGTGATTAGGaagagtgggagaagggaagcACAGACCGGGCCTTGTAGGGTCATGGTAAGACATGGTACATCGCAAGTACAGAAGTAATCAGATTTGTTTTTAAGACAACTTTGGTTGCTGTGTGCAGAATGGACTGTAGGGGGCAAGAGAGcaagcaggaagaccagttttAGGAAGTCTTTGCAGGTAAGCAATGGTGGTGGCCTTGAAGAGGCCAGCAGCGGAGGACAGACAGATTTGAGATACAGGAAGTGGAATGGACAGGTGTAGGCAATCAAATAAATGTGgaggtgaaggagggagagaggagtcaaggcTGACACCCTGGTGTCTAGATTAAATGAGCAGATAGTTGGTGATCGTTTTGGGTCTTGAGGTCTGAGGCACCTGCGGGATATCCCAGAGGATACACAGGCAGCTACACAAGCCTGCAGCTTTTGGAATGTTGCTTAGGGGTGATAATTGGAGGTTCACGGAGCAACAGGAACACCGAGGATAGAATGAGGAGGAGCAGCTGATGCCAGCAGAGTAGAccaagaaggcaggagagaagcaAGTGTCTGCTGGACATAATGAACATGTTGGTGGTCTTAGATCACCTCAGGGGAGTggtgagtgggaggtgaggaaatggGACACCGTGACCAGCCATGAGCTTTTCAGAAGTTTGGCCAAGAACAGGAGAGGGCGTGGGGTTGAGGGAGAGCTCTTGAACTGGGCCTGGGTCTTCAACCCTTTGTGGTTCTGGGAACCCAGCCAAGGCCTGTGCGGAGAGCGAGTCATCTCAGTCCAGCCCACCTCCCATCAGAAGTCTGGGTGGAGTCAGGAAGGTCATTCCTACCCCCAGGTGAGGCTGAGGGCTTAAGGTGGGAGGGTTACCCTAACTCCCAATGGTTAGCCCTCCGTGACCAGACTGAAACCCTGACCCCAGGAGTTCATTATCCCTAATTTCCCAAGGCAACGCATTCTGCAAGAAAACATATttgttctccacatcctcagagTGCTTAGTCGTCTGACAACACCAGGTGAACAAACAGAATTGAGAAAGTTCAAGAACAGTAGCACAGAACAATGTGAAGGTAGGTTGCCTATGGAATCCtcagggaagaggaagatggtTCGAGAAAGAAGGGGCAAACAAGCTGCTTTCAAGGGTCTTTCCCCATTGAACCGGTTGGgtcactcccccaacccccttcatGGATTCCAGTGATAAGACAGCAgccaaacttttgtttttcactttattgtacaaaaaaagagaaaacaaaacttccACAATTGGCCTTAAGCTTAGGCAGACACCTCTAAGccactccctcccacctcccatgATACAAATTCAAGTTGTGGTTGTTGTTGAAACCTACAAAAACACTccttaaatattagaaaaaaaaagggggagcgggggtcctcccaccccagccatcCCATCCCAGTGCCAAAATGCACTCAGAGTGACCTCTTACAGCaccaacacccccacccccacagccctgTTTGTACTGtaagaatttttcaatttttaaaacaggaaaaaaaagcgccccaaagttgtttttaaatgaaaacacattccACTAAAACACAACAGCGCAGGGGCATTCAAACAGGGAAATGGGGTTCTTTGCAGGGGCTCTTGGGAAGAAATAGAACCTATGAACCCCTGGACCTAATTCCAGGATCAGGACAAAGGAGGGGGCGTGGAGTGGGGAGTGTCCCTCCCTAGTTCCCCGACCCCCAGCACCACGTCCAAGGCAAGGCAGATCGTCTGCCTGCCTTTGGGAGCAGGACCCATctttcccaccccacctcccaggtggagtttcctctcttcccccatcCCTTGGCTTTCATTTAGAGGGGGAAGATGGAAAAGCACAAAGCCCCAGTTAAATAGGTCACTGACatgattgtaaaaaaaaaaaaaaaaaaaaagccaaaatttcgtcaaaaacaaaaaaatcaaatccacagagacaagGTGGCTTGGCTTATTGAATGTCTAGGAACCAGGGTACCAAAAAGGTTGGGATGGCTAGGAAGGGTTAGAGGGACAGCTGCAAAAGCAGCTTTTTACAGACCTCTTCCCCAGCTGTGGGTTTGGGGGGTGCGGGGGAGGGAGCAGACCTGAGAAATCAAAGGAAATGGGGGCAAGGGAGCTAGAGGGtatgggaggaaggcaggagagatgTGTAAGTTAAGAGCTTGGGACACATTTCTTGAAGCCCAGATTCTGAGCTAGAGTGGCCAGGTGACCCCTCAGATGAGCTGGGAAGGCCTCTCCCACCAAATAAAAGCTGTAAGGTTCACCTGGTCTGTCCCCTTCCCCACCGTCCTGCTGGATATTGGAGACCAGCAGCAGCTCAGTCACAAGGCCCCGGCAGAGGGAAGCTGGCATAGGAAGCATCAGAGTGGCTTCAGTACACCTCCCAAAATGGAATCAGAGATTAGGCAAAGCAGATACGGAGAAAGGGGCCGCCCCAGCCCACTCCCACCAGGACCAATGTCTCCCTGGCCCTCACCAACCCTTTCACCAGATTTACAGACTGAGGTGGGCTCCCCCTTCTCTTTTGCACACATACATCCACATGTGCCTTTGCACACATCCACAGGTGCACCCATGCTATGTacaggccacacacacacacacacacacacacacacacgcacacacacttttCCATACGCATCAAGACCATTTTAAAAAAGTCCCAAACCTACCCCCTAAACCCTCCCTCTCCCAGAAATGACAACAGAGACGGCAGCCGAGATCGGTAGGAAACGTCTCGTTGACAGCtcagagcttaaaaaaaaaaatatatacacatatataaaaaacacttctgccccctccccccatgaGCGGGTCCAGGCAGCTCCTTCCtgcagggggcgggggagagggcTGCGGGCAGTGcctgttttctcactgttttctCACAGGcacccaccctcctctctccatcctttcccTGCCTCCAGTTCCAATGTAGGGGTCCAGGCAGCAAGCCCCTCTGGGAAGGGAGGGATCCTCCCCAAGCTTCCACCCTCCCATGGGTCGGGCTGCAGGTGTAGAGGGCCTCACTGAACTCTTTgggaccccccaccccactcccaggtCCATTGTCCATGCCGGAACCGCAAGTGCAGAAGAGGGGTGGGCCGGGCCGGTCCAGTGGTGGCTCAGTCTGATGGTTGCGCTCCCTGGACGGCCCCCCAGGGCTGGTATCTCTGAGGCTGCAGAGTCCTGGCCttggctcctccagcccctccccccaccgtattttgtttaaaaaaaaagaagagaaagaaagaaagtgggggaggccagggggcaggggacagaACATGGGGGAGAAACAAAGGCGGTCAGTTGGGGAGGGGAGCCCCGGGTGGGGCTGAGCCTCAGTTGGAGTCAGAGTCCGAGGAGTCCCCcgaggaagaggagctggagcTGCTGCCCTCGGACTCATTGTCCTCATCCTCATCGTCATCCTCGTCGTCGTCTTCATCCTCGTCATCCTCCTCGTTCTGGGGGGGGCAAGGAGCGTGCAGTCACCAGATGGCCATGCTGGCAAGGCCCCGCTCTCCCCTCCCACCATGACGCGTCCGCCCCACCTCATCCCCATCCTCGCTCTCATCCTCGCTGCTGGACTCGGAGGAGTCCCCACCATCCTCGGAGGAGTCCCCGTTctcatcatcttcctcctcttcgtCTTCATCCTCATCATCCTCATCCTCTTCGTCATCTTCCTCAGACTCCTGAGATGGACAGTGGCACATCAGTGGTCCCTGCCACACCGCTCCAGGTACTGCAGACCCCCACCCGCCCCCGTCTG
Encoded here:
- the ATXN7L3 gene encoding ataxin-7-like protein 3 isoform X2, yielding MKMEEMSLSGLDTSKLEAIAQEIYADLVEDSCLGFCFEVHRAVKCGYFFLDDTDPDSMKDFEIVDQPGLDIFGQVFNQWKSKECVCPNCSRSIAASRFAPHLEKCLGMGRNSSRIANRRIANSNNMNKSESDQEDNDDINDNDWSYGSEKKAKKRKSDKNPNSPRRSKSLKHKNGFSVCTSASNTLPLLFSSSGELSNSDPFKYNNSTGISYETLGPEELRSLLTTQCGVISEHTKKMCTRSLRCPQHTDEQRRTVRIYFLGPSAVLPEVESSLDNDSFDMTDSQALISRLQWDGSSDLSPSDSGSSKTSENQGWGLGTNSSESRKTKKKKSHLSLVGTASGLGSNKKKKPKPPAPPTPSIYDDIN
- the ATXN7L3 gene encoding ataxin-7-like protein 3 isoform X1; amino-acid sequence: MKMEEMSLSGLDTSKLEAIAQEIYADLVEDSCLGFCFEVHRAVKCGYFFLDDTDPDSMKDFEIVDQPGLDIFGQVFNQWKSKECVCPNCSRSIAASRFAPHLEKCLGMGRNSSRIANRRIANSNNMNKSESDQEDNDDINDNDWSYGSEKKAKKRKSDKLWYLPFQNPNSPRRSKSLKHKNGFSVCTSASNTLPLLFSSSGELSNSDPFKYNNSTGISYETLGPEELRSLLTTQCGVISEHTKKMCTRSLRCPQHTDEQRRTVRIYFLGPSAVLPEVESSLDNDSFDMTDSQALISRLQWDGSSDLSPSDSGSSKTSENQGWGLGTNSSESRKTKKKKSHLSLVGTASGLGSNKKKKPKPPAPPTPSIYDDIN
- the ATXN7L3 gene encoding ataxin-7-like protein 3 isoform X3, translated to MKMEEMSLSGLDTSKLEAIAQEIYADLVEDSCLGFCFEVHRAVKCGYFFLDDTDPDSMKDFEIVDQPGLDIFGQVFNQWKSKECVCPNCSRSIAASRFAPHLEKCLGMGRNSSRIANRRIANSNNMNKSESDQEDNDDINDNDWSYGSEKKAKKRKSDKLWYLPFQNPNSPRRSKSLKHKNGELSNSDPFKYNNSTGISYETLGPEELRSLLTTQCGVISEHTKKMCTRSLRCPQHTDEQRRTVRIYFLGPSAVLPEVESSLDNDSFDMTDSQALISRLQWDGSSDLSPSDSGSSKTSENQGWGLGTNSSESRKTKKKKSHLSLVGTASGLGSNKKKKPKPPAPPTPSIYDDIN
- the ATXN7L3 gene encoding ataxin-7-like protein 3 isoform X4, giving the protein MKMEEMSLSGLDTSKLEAIAQEIYADLVEDSCLGFCFEVHRAVKCGYFFLDDTDPDSMKDFEIVDQPGLDIFGQVFNQWKSKECVCPNCSRSIAASRFAPHLEKCLGMGRNSSRIANRRIANSNNMNKSESDQEDNDDINDNDWSYGSEKKAKKRKSDKNPNSPRRSKSLKHKNGELSNSDPFKYNNSTGISYETLGPEELRSLLTTQCGVISEHTKKMCTRSLRCPQHTDEQRRTVRIYFLGPSAVLPEVESSLDNDSFDMTDSQALISRLQWDGSSDLSPSDSGSSKTSENQGWGLGTNSSESRKTKKKKSHLSLVGTASGLGSNKKKKPKPPAPPTPSIYDDIN